The Anderseniella sp. Alg231-50 genome segment GACGGCGCGATTGTGATGATCGAGTACGCTGACCGCAAGATGGCGGAAGGCCTGCCGAAGCAAAAAGCCTACATTGCGGCTGCCCAGCGCATGTTCTGGCCGATTGTGTCGTCAACTGCGACAACACTGGCCGCGTTCCTGCCCATGCTGTTGTGGCCCGGCGTTGCCGGCGAATTCATGGGCTACCTGCCGCTGACTGTTATTGTTGTGCTGAGCGCATCACTGATAACCGCGATGATTTTCCTGCCGGCCGTGGGCACAATTTTCGGCAAGGCCGGCACAACCGACAAGGACAGTGCAGCCCGGTTGGCGGGAGACGGCGAAGGTGATCTTCTGACCATGCCCGGCATGACCGGGAAATACATCCGGTTCCTGAACGGCGCCATGAAGCACCCGGCCAAGGTCATGGTAGTCATCCTGCTCGCCATGGGCGGGATTATCGGGGCTTATGCCGCCAAACCAACCGGGGTGGAGTTTTTCGTGGAGACCGAGCCGGAAGTCGCAATCGTCTATGTCCGGGCGCGCGGCAACCTGTCGAACGACCAGAAGCTGACTATTGTCCGCAAGGCCTACAACAAACTCACCGGTCATCCGGCGATCGACAACCTGACCACTTATGCTGGCACCGAGACTGGCGGCAACAGTGGCCTTGGCGCATCACAGGACGTGCCTCCCGATGTGGTGGGCCAGGTGCAGATAGAACTGAAACCTGTCGGCCAGCGAGATGACTGGGTAACCGTCAAGAAGCAGTTCACCGAGGCCGTGCAGGGTATTCCCGGGACCATCATAGAGGTCCGCGAGCTGGCGGGAGGCCCGCAAACCGGCAAGGACATACGGTTGCAGATTCAGTCGGACAACCGCGATGACGCCACCGAGGCCGTTCGCAGGGTGCGGGCCTACATGGAAAACACCATGACCGGGCTCATCGACATCGATGACGACCTCCCCCTGCCCGGCTACGAGGTGCAACTCAAGGTCGACCGCGAAGAAGCCGGCCGCTTTGGTGCGTCGGTTGCCGCTGCCGGCTCTCTTGTGCAACTGATCACCAACGGAGCGCTGATCGGCACCTACCGGCCCGATGACAGCCGCGACGAGCTGGATATCCGGGTACGGCTTCCCGAAGATCAGCGTTCGCTGGCAAGCCTTGATACACTGAAACTGCAAACACCGGGCGGACAGCAGCCCTTGTCCAACTTCGTGACCCGCGAAATCAAGCAGCAGGTGAATACGCTTTACCGGTTCAATTCCAAGCCGTCCCTGTTCGTCAAGGCCAATGCCGGAGCCGGCGTACTGGCCAATGACAAAATCAATGAGCTGGATACCTGGCTGAAGCAGCAAACCTGGAAAAACGGGGTGAGCTTCAAGTTCCGTGGTGCGGACGAAGATCAGCAGAAGTCGGCAGCGTTTCTGCAAAAGGCGCTGCTGGGCTCGCTGTTCATGATGTTCATGATCCTGGTGGTGCAGTTCAACTCATTCTACCACACGGCGCTGACCCTCTTGACCGTTATCATGTCCGCCGTCGGCGTGATCCTCGGCATGCTGGTTATGCGGCACTATTTTTCGATCATCATGACCGGCACCGGACTGGTCGCACTGGCCGGTGTGGTGGTGAACAACGCGATCGTGCTGATCGATACATATCAAAGCCTGCTGAAGCGCGGCATGAATGCGAAAGACGCGACTCTGCGTGCGGCGGCCCAGCGTATCAGGCCAATCCTGCTGACGACGGTTACCACCATTCTCGGCCTGTTGCCGCTGATGTTCCAGCTCAATGTGAATTTCCTCGAGCGTACGGTGACGATCGGTTCCATGACATCAGCCTGGTGGGTGCATATGTCCACCGCAATGGTGTTCGGGCTGGCCTTCTCAACGGTTCTCACACTGGTATTTGCCCCGGTCATGCTGTCAGCGCCGACAGTGTGGAAGGAAAGCTGGCAGCGACTGCGAAACAGGTTCCGCAAGGGCGATGCAGCAACGGCTGGCGCTGCCGAAACAGGGGCCGGGAAGAAGCGCAAACCGGCCAGCGATGTGCCGGAGGCATTCCCCCAGGCCGCAGAGTAATGACGCAACGCCAGACGGGTAGCTGAAGATCAATGCAGGCAGCCGGGCCTGACGGGAGACAGTTTCAGGATTTGTCGCCGGCAGCATCCAGCAGATCGAGAACCAGCTCCGCCGGACGGCACAGGCGCACGCCCCTGGGGCTTGCGACTATCGGCCGGTTGACCAGCACTGGGTGCTCAACCATGGCGGCGAGGATCGTCTCGTCATCGACGCCGGGATTGGTCAGGCCAAGTTCTTCCGCAGGAGACCTCACGGTGCGCATCGCTTCGCGCGGGGTCAAGCCCGCAGCGGCAAACAGGGCCAGCAACTGCGCACGCGTCCAGCCTTCCGTGAGGTATTCGATGATTACCGGCTCTTCACCGGATGCTCGGATGAGCTCAATGGTGTTGCGTGACGTGCCGCACGAAGGATTATGATGGACCACTATTGTCATTTCTTGTCGTCACCTGCATGTGCTTCGTCTGTATCAAGGTCAGCCGGATCGATTTCGGCGGCAATGGCGTCTTCTTCACCGTTGGCAATGCGTTTTTCCCAGGCGCTTTTCTGACGCATATAACTCACGATAGAGACGGGAATAGCCGCAATGTAGGCAAACGCTGCAAAGGTCACCACTTCCCAGGTATAGGTCACCAGAAGTGCTGCAATGATGGTAACCGCTGCCAGGATCGGCAAGACCCATTCACGGCTGACCCGGCCCACACCCTTGCCGGAAAACGTCGGCACGCGCGACACCATGGAAAAGGCTATCACCGCAATATAGACCAGTACGAAATGCGCAATCTCACTGCCCGACGGGAGCAGGTCCAGAAACCCCATATACATCGGCAGCATGGCAAGCATGGCTCCTGCCGGCGCATTGACGCCGGTGAAGTAATTGATCTTCCAGGCGGGGCGGTCCGGATCCTCAAGCGCCACATTGAAGCGCGCCAGCCGCAACGCACAGCACATTGCCAATGCCAGGGCCACGATCCAGCCAAGGTTCTTCAACGCGCTCAGCGACCACATGTAGATCAGCAGGCCCGGCGCCACACCGAAGTTTACAAAATCAGCCAGGGAATCCAGTTCGGCGCCGAATTTCGATGAGCCTTTCAGCGCACGCGCGATACGCCCGTCCAGGGCGTCCAGAACAGTGGCGAGAATGACGCAGGCCACGGCCAGTTCAAAGCGGCCTTCAATTCCCAGCCGGATGGCGGTAACCCCCGAACACAGTGCCAGCAGCGTGACAATGTTAGGCACCAGGTACCTGACCGGTATCTGGCGCAGGCGCTGTTCGCCCGTGTATGCCGGTTCTTCGTCCTTGTTCATCATATCCAGTTTGCCTCGTATGGCATAGATTTGTCAGGCCTTGCGCCCGGTCGGCGCAGGCCCGGAGCCGGACAGGTCGGCAAGCACCGTCTCGCCTGCGACAGCGAGTTGTCCGACACAGACCCGGACGGCGGTTCCTTCCGGCAGATATACATCAACCCGCGAACCGAAACGAATCAGCCCGAAACGCTGACCTGCCTGCAGGCGCGCGCCCTGTGACGTGAATCCGACAATGCGGCGAGCCACCAATCCGGCAATTTGTACCACACCGATGCGACGCTTGTCCGGTAATTCCAGCGTCAGGGCCTGGCGCTCGTTGTGCTCGCTGGCCTTGTCGAGTTCGGCATTGATGAACTTTCCCGCGATGTAACTCATCTGCAGCACTTCACCGTCAACCGGTGACCGGTTCACGTGAACATCAAAGACATTCATGAAGACCGAGATCCGGGTCAGCTTGTCGCCTTCGAGCGCCAGTTCCGGTGGAATGGCAACCTGTTCGATGGCTGATATGCGGCCATCAGCCGGTGAGATCACCAGGTTCGGATCCTGCGGCGTGACACGCTCCGGATCGCGAAAGAAATAAGCACACCACAGCGTTGCGACAACGCCCAGCCAACCGAAAAAATCCGGCAACAGCCAGAACAACACCAGCGTAACGGCGGCAAAAATGGCGATGAAGCGATAGCCTTCGCGGTGAACGGGCACAAATATCGACAGGATCGAATTCAACATCGCTGGTAAATTTCTCCGGCAGTGGCGGATGATCAGAACGAAA includes the following:
- a CDS encoding efflux RND transporter permease subunit, producing MNSALAAILSRPRAVLSMLIVMLLAGVWSFVEIPKEADPDIQIPVVYISVPLPGISPEDSERLLVKPVEEKLRGLDGVKEMTGIASESHGGILVQFETEVDIDQAILDVREKVDLAKSELPTDAEEPTINEINFSLQPTIIVSLSGTVPERTLFKHARELQDAIEGINTVLEAKLSGQREELLEIVVDPVKLEAYGVTQQELLNSASLNNRLVAAGAVNSPAGKFNVKIPGLFENASDIFNLVVKSSNGTTVTLGEVAQIKRTFKDRDRYAEFNGKPTIAIEVVKRLGSNILVNNNEVKRVIAEVTSKWPDAIRVETTLDQSRLIADILGSLSSSIFLAILLVMTLVVAALGLRSGLMVGLAIPTSFMIGFLFFGFLGYTVNIMLMFGLVLTVGMLVDGAIVMIEYADRKMAEGLPKQKAYIAAAQRMFWPIVSSTATTLAAFLPMLLWPGVAGEFMGYLPLTVIVVLSASLITAMIFLPAVGTIFGKAGTTDKDSAARLAGDGEGDLLTMPGMTGKYIRFLNGAMKHPAKVMVVILLAMGGIIGAYAAKPTGVEFFVETEPEVAIVYVRARGNLSNDQKLTIVRKAYNKLTGHPAIDNLTTYAGTETGGNSGLGASQDVPPDVVGQVQIELKPVGQRDDWVTVKKQFTEAVQGIPGTIIEVRELAGGPQTGKDIRLQIQSDNRDDATEAVRRVRAYMENTMTGLIDIDDDLPLPGYEVQLKVDREEAGRFGASVAAAGSLVQLITNGALIGTYRPDDSRDELDIRVRLPEDQRSLASLDTLKLQTPGGQQPLSNFVTREIKQQVNTLYRFNSKPSLFVKANAGAGVLANDKINELDTWLKQQTWKNGVSFKFRGADEDQQKSAAFLQKALLGSLFMMFMILVVQFNSFYHTALTLLTVIMSAVGVILGMLVMRHYFSIIMTGTGLVALAGVVVNNAIVLIDTYQSLLKRGMNAKDATLRAAAQRIRPILLTTVTTILGLLPLMFQLNVNFLERTVTIGSMTSAWWVHMSTAMVFGLAFSTVLTLVFAPVMLSAPTVWKESWQRLRNRFRKGDAATAGAAETGAGKKRKPASDVPEAFPQAAE
- the arsC gene encoding arsenate reductase (glutaredoxin) (This arsenate reductase requires both glutathione and glutaredoxin to convert arsenate to arsenite, after which the efflux transporter formed by ArsA and ArsB can extrude the arsenite from the cell, providing resistance.), with amino-acid sequence MTIVVHHNPSCGTSRNTIELIRASGEEPVIIEYLTEGWTRAQLLALFAAAGLTPREAMRTVRSPAEELGLTNPGVDDETILAAMVEHPVLVNRPIVASPRGVRLCRPAELVLDLLDAAGDKS
- a CDS encoding CDP-alcohol phosphatidyltransferase family protein — protein: MMNKDEEPAYTGEQRLRQIPVRYLVPNIVTLLALCSGVTAIRLGIEGRFELAVACVILATVLDALDGRIARALKGSSKFGAELDSLADFVNFGVAPGLLIYMWSLSALKNLGWIVALALAMCCALRLARFNVALEDPDRPAWKINYFTGVNAPAGAMLAMLPMYMGFLDLLPSGSEIAHFVLVYIAVIAFSMVSRVPTFSGKGVGRVSREWVLPILAAVTIIAALLVTYTWEVVTFAAFAYIAAIPVSIVSYMRQKSAWEKRIANGEEDAIAAEIDPADLDTDEAHAGDDKK
- a CDS encoding phosphatidylserine decarboxylase; the protein is MLNSILSIFVPVHREGYRFIAIFAAVTLVLFWLLPDFFGWLGVVATLWCAYFFRDPERVTPQDPNLVISPADGRISAIEQVAIPPELALEGDKLTRISVFMNVFDVHVNRSPVDGEVLQMSYIAGKFINAELDKASEHNERQALTLELPDKRRIGVVQIAGLVARRIVGFTSQGARLQAGQRFGLIRFGSRVDVYLPEGTAVRVCVGQLAVAGETVLADLSGSGPAPTGRKA